The nucleotide sequence CATGCATGCACTGTCGTAGTCTCTGTATACCTGCGGGGGTATCCCAATCTGAAGGAGTACGGGGTTGAGAAGCAGCCCTCCGCCGATGCCGAAGAGGCCGCTCAGAGATCCGGTCACGAAAGCGGCCAGCGGGAGCGCGAGCGCGGGCAAAGTCTCCGTCTTAGTGTGCACAGAAGAATTTGCCTGCATGAGTACATGAATGTCCAGGGCAAGATTCATTCAGTCTCATTTGTATTACCATTCAATTTCTACCAATCAGAAGTTGAGAACACGACGAATTAATTGGTCTACGTACTACCTTGCCATCTTCGTGGTGATGTGGAGCCTGCTTCTTCCTCTTTGCGTATATGATATAGGCTGTGAAAGCCACGGCGAAGGGCACCTGGGACACGGTGGCGAGCCAGTATGCTACCCCGCAGGGCTTTATGCTGATCACTCCCTGCACAGACAGCATTACATTGATGAAGTCATCGTCTATGCGTTTCATATTATCGATTGGATCATTGGACGCAAACGTCTACCGTCAGAGGTGCGAGCCTCCAGTGACTCTTTCGATCCTGTGCACAATGAATGTGGACAGGCGCAAAGACCCGATTCCAAGCACAGAAAACAGCTTCCCACCCATGGACGTGACCTTTTAACTACTCGTAGTAGTacccctccgtccgaaaatacttgtcattaaaataggcaaaaaaagatgtatctagaactaaaatatatctaaatacatccttttttattcattttgatgacaagtatttccgtacggagggagtaatagagtAGGTTATCTGCCTTAAACTAATGCTTTGTGCTGTCCATTCGCTGGATAACTTAAGTTTAACAGGCGATCCCTGCCTTGGACAAAGTTTGACAGGTATATCCATGCTAGCTTTATTTTGATGCCATGGCTAGGTAGCTAGTTGACTTTAAAAAATACTGTGGGAGACAAATGGCTAGTTGAAGCGTAGAATGAACCTAGACGCTGGCTAGACTCTTAATCATTTCCCATTACCGGCCGATCTATGTGAAGTGCGATGTCTATATAAGTAGTACTCattccgtctcaaaataagtgtctcaactttatattAATTTAATACAAAATTGTATTAAATTTTAAGATATTTATTTtgagacgaagggagtatataACACATGATTCTGAACCGGTGTCAAGCAGATAGAAAAGAAAATGACTGAGATGGATGCTGACAATTTTGCTacaaagcaagaaaaataaatgtTAGTACTCTTAATTTAGAACGTTGGTTCTAGTGTTGCCTCGCTGGTGGACAACCTGGTGCTAGCGCCTGCCGACATGGCCGTGTTGGACGAAGGAGAAGCAGGCTGTGTGTGGCGAGTCGTTTTGCCGAAGGCAACCACAATATTTACTCCATCCGTCTCAAAATTCTTATCTTAGATTTgtttaaatacggatgtatcaagtcactttttagtattagatacatccatatcaagacaaatctaagacaagaattttgggacggagggaatacaatTTGTTTTTTACCGGCTGTCAGGGCCTTCCAGCAGTTTTTAGGGTTTTTTTTGTTGACCAGCAGTTTTCAGTTAAAATGATAAAGTATCAACAATACTTTTTTTTCTCCCTTTCTAAACGTAccactccccctcctccccccccccccccccccctcccctccggAATTACTTGTCAGAGAAATGTATTGGAACCCGAGCTTGAGTAAACCCTTTAAAAAGATCATATAATATGTCAAAGCCTTATAAGTTCATTGGGAAATGTTTTACTAGGTTAAGCTAAAAAATACAAATTCTTGACATTCATTTTTTACAATCCTCATATTTGTTTTTTTCCGCAAGCATCATAGAAACACATATTATGTGTAAATTTATAGATACATAGATCACTTATACAGGTACGATTTATCAATTTGTTTCAGTATTTACCATTCAAAAGCAGGCTGTGTGTGGCGAGTCGTTTTGCCACAACATTTGCAATTTGTTTGTTACCGGCTGTTTTGGCCTTCCAGCagttttcagtttttcttttttgagatgACCAGCAGTTTTTCAGTTAAAATGATAAAGTGATaaacaataaaaaaaattctcCCTTTTTAAAACGTACCCCCTCGGTCCATTTCTCtgacaagtaatttcggacggaGAGAGTATTCGTCTGAGTGGGCTGTTTTGGAACCCGGGCTCGAGTAAACCCcttaaaaaaatcaaaattcatATTTAAATATGTCAAAGCCTTCTGGGAAAAAAGACATATATGTATAGATGTATTCTACGTGTGAGTATAAGTTCATCGGGAAATGTTTTACCAGGTTTAGCTAAAAAATATATAAATTCTTGACATTCATTTTTTAAAATCAttgtatttgtcttttttgcaaGCATTACAGAAACACATATTACGTGTAAATTTATAGATACATAGATCACTTATATAGGTACATGTCAATTTGTTTCAGTATTTTGTGACATTTCaaaccttttttttaattttttgataaaTGGGCTCGCTGGAGCCTGGGATTCAAAatcattttccttattttattCAGACTATTGTATTTGGTACCGTTTGTCAAAACTGGTTTTTGTGTGCATCATATGATGCAAAGAGCTACTGGGAAGGGATAGATAGGGCTAGTGGAAGGGAAACAACACTACCCCATCTTTCCTAAAACATAAGCCCCTCGCAATTGAGTCTAGCTTTGATCGTGAAGTTATTAACTAAGGTTCGtctgtaaacaaatgtaagacgttttaaacctaaaacatcttacatttgtttacagagggagtaaactTTAAGTTATATATGTCACAAAAAGTACAGTGTTGGATTTGAATTCGAAAGAAGTTCCCCGTGACATAAGTTTTGTGACACTTTGTTAGTCAAATTAGTGGCCGGAGTTAGGTTTAACTTTGAGGGCCTTACATTTTAGGATGAGTATATTTCTAAAAAAGAATATATATACCGCCCGATGGTCGCAAGGGTGGTTCGTGCTCCCTACCTCTCAACGGCCATATAAAGAAATGCGGCTTTGCTATTTCTCAGTCAATTGACAAATAATTAATTATTTATATGTCACCTTGTGAATCTTATGATCCGGTTTCGGGATTATTGCAAGTGCAAAAGGATGGGAATTTTGATCCAACAACTATCAAAACAACTGTTTATAAGTCAACTTGAGTCATAGTCACCACATGAGAAATACTAGAACATTTTCATTCAAAATTGCCCCGGTGAGTGAGCGACGAGCTTTTTGGGACGGAGAGAGAGAGTATATTCACGGAAGTAGCCATATTTTGCTCAGCTGCTGCATGTTTTAGAGAGGACGGACGTGCTAGTGCTACAAAGGCCGGGAAAGCACAGAAAACGAACCTAACCCTCCAAGCGACATGGCAGTGACATTTCGCCAAAGCAGAAAAGGAGAAGAAGGGGCTAGCCACTCCTTTCCGGTGCATCAAAAAAAGAGGAGCATAGTGCCAAGCAAAGAATGACAGGCGATCCCCTATCCCCTAGACGTGATTACGAACGCGCACTGCCGTTGCCGTTGCTTTTGGCTTGGCTTCTCGTCTACGTACTGCCGTTGCCGACCTGGCCTATCGACCTATCCGTTTCCCTTCTCGTGCTTGCACTGTGCCTGTGCGCCCCTATCCTATATGCGCACTGGCGCGGACTCCTTCCTATGGTCTATGGAGCGGGTCCATGGCCTGCACTGCTGCAACGGCAGCTCCAACGGCCTACGCGAGGGAAGCGGAGGAGAGAGCACGCAGGCCATACCTTCCCGTGCTTATCTCCGATGAAGACGTGGAGCAGGAAGAAGCACAGCCACACCACCAGGAGCACCGCCACGTCCTTCCACGGGAACCCGGAGCCGCCATTGCGAGCTGCCTGGCCTCCGTCGTCCTGGACGGGCTGCGGGAGGCCGCCGAGCAGCAGGGGCTCCTTGTGGTCGTGACgcgcggcggcgggggcgccgGCGCTCTCGGACCGCCAGATCTTGGCCCCGGCGCGGCACGTCTTGGCGGTGCAGAAGGCGAGGAAGAGCGAGAAGAGCGCGGTGATGAGCCACTCCGGGAACATGACGTTGCACACCACGCCGATGCTGACGCCCAGGAGAAGGCACGGCTGGAACAGCAGCGCGATGTCGTAGTCGATCAGCGCCGGCCGCCCCCGCGCGCGCCAGAGGTTGTAGAGCACGTTCGACGCGGCGCCGCCGGTGACCATAAAGGAGGAGTAGGTGGTGGCGCGCTTCAGGGTCAGCCCCGCCACCAGGTTCAGGATGGGCAGGAACAGCgacccgccgccgacgccgccggcgCTCGACACGGACGCGGCCAGGAACGCCAGGACCCACGCCAGGACGGTGTGCCGGCGCACGCCGCCGGCGTGGTGCGAGGACGGGTCGGACAGGTAGTGCTCCCGCCATTGCGAGAGCCGGGCCAGGAGGTGGTGGCCGGGGCGTGACGAGGTGGAATTGGACGCCGCGGCGGCGGAGAGGAAGCAGACGGAGGTGGCGGCGACGAGGAGAGGGATGACTCGAGTAGTCCACGACATGTTTTGTCTCGCTCGCTCTGCTTGTTGCAGGATGTTTTTGGCGGCTCTGTGTGGGAGGTGAGAGGCGAGATGCTCGTGCCTTGCGGCTGCAGGTTTTATATGCGGGTCGTCTGGGTGTGCGTGACACGAAAAGACTGGGTTATGAAAAGGATTTGAATCGTTACAAATGCAGAAAATTAGCTTCAGAtctaaagaaaaagaagaagatggtATGCCACTTCAAAACGTCCCCTTTTTTTCGAATGTCAAAACGTCCCAATTGCAAATGTCCACTCAGTTACATGGAAGTGCATATAACACTAATATGTTCCTGCAAATAAAAATAGTGTATAACAATGGTAGCACTGCAATGTTCCCcgcaaaattttaaaaaataatgACACTTCAATGTGATATAGTACTAGTATTATCTTACCTGGCCCAATTCTAAAGTTCTTTCTTTGTCCGGACTCTGTGAAGATACCAAAATGCTCGTTCTCTTCCTCGTTTTATAGGTTTCTTTGAGACCAGAAGACCATATCCGTACAACTAGATGGCTTGGAGTTGTAAATAACACTGAATAATTGTTTCTCAGTACAACCTTCATCGACCAAGGTTGTCAACGCTTGAAATCCTTTTTTTCGCTTTGTGGATGAGAACAACTACTACGCAAGTGCGTGTGCAGAATCTGGAAGGGAATGTATACCCAGCGAGCAGAAAAAAGCTAATGGAGAAAAGGAGATAATATGATCTGATCAAAAGGTTCCAAGAAACCAGAAATTGCTAATGGAGGTCAGATTCTGTGGAGCCCGAAATAAATCAAGAATCAActtttcaagtttcaaaaattctgattttttataCATGTACACAGAATCTTTTGAAACTTACAAGGTTAACCTTCAATTTTTGCAAAAATTAAGGTTCCATTGAGCCAAAAATCCTCACTCCCAAGAATGAACTCTTTCGGCCTAGAAAAGGCAATATTTCCTTATCTATCTTGTGAATATTTTCTGAAACCAATATTATGCAAAATAATAATTTACTAGCAACTTAGACTTCGTCAGGAAATAATCGTTCCTTGTTTGACTTGGCGAGTATCGACAGCACAACATAATTAAGCGGTGGTATTGGTCCAGTTGCAACACAGTTTACCAGAACTGACAGGAAATCTCTAGCAGCTGCCACCAGTATGGACACATATGCACATAAATATTCACAAATTAAGGGCTATTATTGAAAATGGAATGAACAATCTCGTTATGTACAAGTTCTTGTAAGATAGAAACCCCAACTTCACATCACTAGGGCTCCCATACACGCAGGGACATAATTCGACCTCCCTTTCATCCTTTCCTTGGTAAACTTATCATGAATGCTTATAAATAGTGGAGTACTACAGAAGAGAGGCCAAGAACTCCAGATGGAGAAATGAAAGAATTAACAGTTACACACACACGGGAAAGACTTCAGCGATTCAAGGAGCTCCTCCTCCAGGACCATCACCAGTGATCATCTGCAAGGCATGCCAACAACCTATGACCATTACTTCCAAACGAAATGGTTCAAGCAATTTTAGCACCATAAAACGACACCAGCAACATACAATATATGTTGAGCACCCCTTTTTATTTTTGGAGATGGAGCACCACATATTATTAGTAGTGCAGAAGAAACGCCATGGAATATGTGCTAAGAATTgagaagatccaaaacatcatccAAGCTCAATTCTTCAGATGCAATGCAACAGACTACCTCAGAAGTTCAAACAACTTAATATGTATGCCTGTGCTTAGAATAAGTGTTGTGGTGCTTACCTTAGATATCATCACTGACATAAGTCCGGGAGTAGCTCGCTATCTTCACAATCGTCTTTGCTATTTACAACTCCGAGCTGGGCCTCCGTGTTCAGGCTCTCAGTGTTATTTACAAGCTCGGCTTGGTGGTTAACGTTCAAGTTCTTAtttacagcagcagcagcagcactatcTTCTACTAAATATTGGCCAACAGTGTTATCATCAGAACTATTTGGGACTTCAGACATGCAATCCAAAGAACTGCAACTGCTTCTGGAAGAGAGTCTACCATCTGCTGAAAATCCAGACTTATGTCGCTGCAGCAACCCACTTCTGTTACTATCAGGTGTGTTCACCCTAAAGGGAAAAAAGAAGGGAATTAGAAATTAGCACAATGATCAAAATAGAATAACATCAACACACCATCATCATTATACAAGGAAGATTTATCAGACTTTATCAACCTGATGGATGTACTACATGACTAACTTAACACAATCACTAACATAAGGCACCAAGCACAAATGCAAGCTTAGAGCAAACCTTGTCTGTTGAAACCTAGATGTGTGAAGTGAGTCAAAGACCGGTATGAGATTCTTTGACCTTGATTCCACATTATAAGTCTGGACTTTTTCAATTTCGATTTCCCCTGAAATGTTATCAGTGGCATATGCTTCTAAGGTGTCGCTCCCTATTACTTGAAAGTGCACCTGGGCCACCAGTTAACACACAGGTGTTATGAATGCAGAAACatagaaaacagaaaagacaaATGTGGTATTGAACGAAAACAGGTAAAAAGAAGTACCCCGGATCTTGACCAGACTGGAATTTGCACAACATGTGTCTGCAGTTCACTCTCAGAAATATAATAATTATGATTTTCATCAGCGCTAAGCTTCAGCCTTTCAGTAGCAGCACCATTGGACGGATAGATACTAGTTCCTTTCCTGACAACTTTCTGGAAAATTTTATTATTTTCACCACTGTCAAAATCATTATATAAATTACTCTCAGCAGTATCTCTTCTATTTCTCTTTTGACAAACATCCCACTTCTGAAGAGGTTCAATAACAAATCTTGTGTCAGTTTCTCTTTGAGATCCATAAGAAGTGGCATCTGAAGGATAATCAATTCCAGAATCTGGTTCAGCTGAGTGATGGAGAACATACTGTATGATACTCCCAGACGGAGAAAAAACTAGTAAATAATACTTCATACAAAGCAAACTGTCATCTGAATTAACACCACCCTTGCAGTTGTGAAATGTTGAAGCGATAGCACCAGAAATTGGACTGGAAACACCTGTTGCAAATGCTGCAGCACCATGGACAGCACCCTTCAACAAGTTACTCCCATTTCTTATTCTACTAACAACAGATAATGCGACAGGGGGGCCAGATAGAGAAAGCATCTTCTGACTAAGGCTCATAGAGGGGCTTGCGTTCTGAGACCAATGAGTGGCATGCTTAACTGATGAATCCACAACATAATTATTTTCTGCAAGGTTGTTATCACTATAGCGAAAGCTTGTGGATCCACTATATGGAGATATTGCAAAGAAATGA is from Triticum aestivum cultivar Chinese Spring chromosome 3A, IWGSC CS RefSeq v2.1, whole genome shotgun sequence and encodes:
- the LOC123062276 gene encoding sulfite exporter TauE/SafE family protein 5, whose translation is MSWTTRVIPLLVAATSVCFLSAAAASNSTSSRPGHHLLARLSQWREHYLSDPSSHHAGGVRRHTVLAWVLAFLAASVSSAGGVGGGSLFLPILNLVAGLTLKRATTYSSFMVTGGAASNVLYNLWRARGRPALIDYDIALLFQPCLLLGVSIGVVCNVMFPEWLITALFSLFLAFCTAKTCRAGAKIWRSESAGAPAAARHDHKEPLLLGGLPQPVQDDGGQAARNGGSGFPWKDVAVLLVVWLCFFLLHVFIGDKHGKGVISIKPCGVAYWLATVSQVPFAVAFTAYIIYAKRKKQAPHHHEDGKANSSVHTKTETLPALALPLAAFVTGSLSGLFGIGGGLLLNPVLLQIGIPPQTAAATSSFMALFCASMSMAQFILLGMDGIGEASVYAGICFVASIAGVVLIERVVRKSGRVSMIVFLVTAIMALSTVIVTCFGALDVWTQYTGGAYMGFKLPC